A genomic stretch from Drosophila sulfurigaster albostrigata strain 15112-1811.04 unplaced genomic scaffold, ASM2355843v2 ctg21_pilon, whole genome shotgun sequence includes:
- the LOC133849886 gene encoding uncharacterized protein LOC133849886, protein MTQRLLQLNLNHCLAAQELLKQTVRELKVDAALLSEPYRRIQSPNYVEDAEGKASIWVCGLEQPQLTDVRSSQFASVMEELALDARGKPQVIIAGDFNAWAEEWGSTRTNAQGQTVLEALATLDMALMNNGNQHTFTRAGTGSVIDLAFASCPIARSATWTISNVYTAIPNWSDNAEVSAELLMRSITDACDASMAVRRSCKRHHAPVYWWNQQIADARRRCIRSRRILQRSRGRVDFETRRLEYALNRRLLKKSILSSKKEKFLELCDEADRDIWGMAYKVVLKKTQAKYMCMEDHVEHRLYTEVPEVTLEEVLLAAARIKESKSPGPDAIPNRALKMAIRLHPQCFTEVFGQCMRQGVFPPPMETAESGADPKAEQATRFAVDRFACSIQQAKYWRGW, encoded by the exons CATATAGAAGAATCCAGAGTCCAAATTACGTCGAAGATGCGGAAGGAAAGGCGTCAATATGGGTATGTGGCCTAGAACAGCCTCAGCTTACTGATGTGCGCTCATCGC AATTCGCATCAGTCATGGAGGAGTTAGCACTCGACGCAAGGGGAAAGCCACAGGTGATCATCGCTGGTGACTTCAATGCCTGGGCGGAGGAATGGGGTAGCACCCGGACAAACGCCCAAGGACAAACAGTGCTGGAAGCCCTTGCCACATTAGACATGGCCCTCATGAACAATGGCAACCAACACACTTTCACCAGAGCTGGCACTGGATCGGTTATAGATCTAGCATTCGCTAGCTGTCCAATTGCTAGATCAGCGACGTGGACCATTAGCAATGTCTACACAGCGA TTCCCAACTGGAGTGACAACGCAGAGGTAAGCGCCGAGCTGCTCATGCGCTCAATCACGGATGCCTGCGACGCTAGCATGGCGGTGCGAAGATCGTGCAAAAGACATCACGCACCAGTATATTGGTGGAACCAGCAGATCGCAGACGCAAGAAGGCGATGTATAAGATCGCGAAGGATTCTGCAACGTTCACGAGGCAGAGTTGATTTCGAAACAAGAAGGCTGGAGTACGCGCTTAATCGCAGGCTGCTGAAGAAGTCCATCTTGAGCAGCAAGAAGGAGAAATTCCTAGAACTTTGCGACGAAGCCGACCGAGACATCTGGGGAATGGCCTACAAAGTGGTGCTTAAAAAAACTCAAGCCAAATACATGTGCA TGGAAGATCACGTAGAGCACCGGCTCTATACGGAGGTCCCAGAGGTTACGTTAGAGGAAGTACTGCTGGCAGCGGCAAGAATCAAGGAGTCCAAGTCACCTGGGCCGGACGCGATCCCAAATCGCGCGCTGAAGATGGCGATCAGGCTCCATCCGCAGTGCTTTACAGAAGTTTTTGGACAGTGTATGAGGCAAGGTGTCTTCCCCCCGCCCATGGAAACTGCAGAATCTGGTGCTGATCCCAAAGCCGAACAAGCCACTAGATTCGCCGTCGACCGATTTGCCTGCTCGATACAACAGGCAAAATATTGGAGAGGCTGGTGA